One region of Salvia miltiorrhiza cultivar Shanhuang (shh) chromosome 3, IMPLAD_Smil_shh, whole genome shotgun sequence genomic DNA includes:
- the LOC131015882 gene encoding pentatricopeptide repeat-containing protein At2g33680: MNHVAALPPQSRHLFAGLRAFIDQKNISNGKCIHAHLLKTGILPACAPFSISLLILYAKCSLFSDARRLFDQMPLKHDAVPWNILINGYSQSGHARYSFSALQLFKEMLHSSTLPESHTFAGVFSASAVLEDAVMAQQAHSFVVKLCDYCDVFVYSSMLNVYCKLGFLSDGRKVFDEMSERNSITWSTLISGYASQRLGSEAFEIFRAMVSGGEEEVNEFVLTSVLSAFTSPHYVNLGNQIHCLAVKNGCSQIASVGNAVITMHAKCGSLKDAVRVFELSTGKNEITWSAMITGHAQMGAGEKAQAMFKDMHSFAMKPSKYTLVGVLNACSDTQGIVVGKQVHAYLVKLGFEFQMYIMTALIDMYAKCGFLVDAQQGFDTLDEDDLVLWTSMIGGYVQNGDNESAFGLYCRMQRRGIPPNELTLASVLKACSSLSALEQGKQMHAHVVKNGFTLEIPIGSALSTMYAKSGSLDDGHAVFRRMPARDVVSWNAMISGYSQNGRGIEALDLFEEMLLEGVTPDYVTFVNILSACSHMGMVDRGREYFQVMSQKFSMAPRVEHYACMVDILGRAGKLQEAKEFIESAGIDHGLCLWRILLSASRNHGEYELGAYAGEKLMELGSKESSAYVLLSSIYSALGKPDDVSRVRKMMSSRGVSKDPGCSWIELKNQVHVFLAGEVLHPEIKGIREELSRFSRLMKDPELYQLKYDPFLGE, from the coding sequence ATGAACCATGTTGCTGCGTTGCCGCCGCAGTCGCGCCATCTCTTCGCCGGACTCCGCGCCTTCATCGACCAGAAAAACATCTCCAACGGAAAATGCATCCACGCCCATCTCCTCAAAACTGGGATCCTCCCTGCATGCGCACCCTTCTCCATCAGCCTCCTCATCTTGTATGCCAAATGCAGCCTCTTCTCCGACGCCCGCCGCCTGTTCGACCAAATGCCGCTCAAGCATGATGCAGTTCCGTGGAACATCCTTATTAATGGCTACTCCCAATCGGGCCATGCCCGCTACTCATTTTCTGCTCTCCAACTGTTCAAAGAAATGCTCCATAGCAGTACCCTTCCCGAGTCGCATACTTTCGCCGGTGTTTTCTCCGCCTCCGCTGTCTTGGAGGACGCGGTTATGGCCCAACAGGCGCACTCTTTCGTGGTGAAGCTCTGTGATTATTGTGATGTCTTCGTGTATAGTTCTATGCTGAACGTTTACTGCAAGTTGGGGTTTCTAAGCGATGGTCGCAAAGTGTTCGATGAAATGTCTGAGCGGAATTCGATCACCTGGTCTACTTTAATTTCAGGCTACGCGTCGCAGAGGCTGGGGAGTGAGGCTTTTGAGATTTTCAGAGCGATGGTTTCTGGGGGAGAGGAAGAAGTTAATGAGTTTGTATTGACTAGTGTTCTGAGCGCTTTCACGTCGCCTCACTATGTGAATTTGGGAAACCAAATTCATTGCTTAGCAGTTAAGAACGGTTGCTCACAAATTGCTTCTGTAGGGAATGCAGTTATTACTATGCACGCCAAGTGCGGAAGCTTGAAGGATGCGGTTCGGGTGTTTGAGCTTTCCACGGGTAAGAACGAGATCACATGGTCTGCCATGATCACCGGGCACGCGCAGATGGGGGCTGGTGAGAAGGCACAGGCTATGTTCAAGGATATGCATTCATTTGCGATGAAACCGAGCAAGTACACCCTTGTAGGGGTGCTTAATGCTTGTAGTGACACTCAAGGAATTGTTGTAGGCAAGCAGGTGCATGCGTATTTGGTGAAATTGGGATTTGAGTTTCAGATGTATATAATGACGGCTTTGATTGACATGTATGCTAAATGCGGCTTCCTAGTGGACGCCCAACAGGGGTTCGACACACTGGATGAAGATGATCTTGTGCTGTGGACATCCATGATTGGAGGGTACGTACAAAATGGTGATAATGAGAGTGCTTTTGGTTTGTATTGTAGAATGCAGAGGCGAGGGATTCCTCCCAACGAGTTAACATTGGCGAGTGTGTTGAAGGCCTGCTCGAGCCTTTCAGCTCTGGAGCAAGGGAAACAGATGCACGCTCACGTGGTTAAGAATGGCTTCACTCTTGAAATTCCAATAGGAAGCGCCCTCTCGACTATGTATGCAAAGAGTGGGAGCCTTGATGATGGGCATGCCGTCTTTAGGAGAATGCCTGCTAGGGATGTGGTGTCGTGGAACGCAATGATCTCTGGATATTCTCAGAATGGTCGAGGGATTGAAGCTCTTGACCTTTTCGAAGAGATGCTGCTGGAGGGCGTCACACCTGATTATGTTACCTTTGTTAATATCCTCTCTGCCTGCAGCCACATGGGGATGGTGGATCGAGGAAGGGAGTATTTTCAGGTGATGTCACAGAAATTTTCCATGGCTCCGAGGGTGGAGCATTATGCCTGTATGGTTGATATATTAGGTCGTGCCGGGAAGCTCCAAGAAGCAAAAGAGTTTATTGAATCAGCGGGCATTGATCATGGTCTCTGTTTGTGGCGGATCTTGTTGAGTGCTAGCAGAAACCATGGTGAGTATGAGTTAGGTGCTTATGCGGGAGAGAAGTTGATGGAATTAGGGTCAAAAGAGTCGTCTGCGTATGTGTTGTTGTCGAGCATTTATTCAGCATTGGGGAAACCAGATGATGTTTCGCGAGTTAGAAAAATGATGAGCAGCAGGGGGGTGAGCAAAGACCCTGGATGCAGCTGGATTGAGCTCAAGAATCAAGTTCACGTGTTTCTAGCCGGAGAAGTGCTGCACCCGGAGATTAAGGGCATACGGGAAGAGCTATCGAGGTTTAGCAGACTGATGAAGGATCCTGAGCTTTACCAACTCAAATATGATCCGTTTTTGGGAGAATAG